Proteins from one Chaetodon auriga isolate fChaAug3 chromosome 19, fChaAug3.hap1, whole genome shotgun sequence genomic window:
- the sema4d gene encoding semaphorin-4D isoform X1: MNQYSLADAMTDKGNFTVPKLSESNMGFGVLGVFLGLLLEVSTHGPHAVPRTSWRHQDLDLMEFSEPDIFNYSTLLLSEKKDALYVGAREAIFELSKKNVTVKNNKVQWTVAENPMMMCTLKGKSKERDCLNYIRVLQVVDDERLYVCGTHAFQPQCDYLNLADFSLDGQPEDGRGKCSFDPSQSFTTVMVDGELYSGTAYNFLGSEPIISRYSPSQSLLRTEYSTSWLNEPSFVFADVIREGTNRVDGEDDKIYYFFTEVSVEYEFFGKLLIPRVARVCKGDLGGQRTLQKKWTSFLKAKLVCSMPELNFVFNVVHDVFILKGTDWRDTVIYGVFTSQWGNVGLSAVCSYNMTAVEEVFSKGKYMQKATVEQSHTKWVRYNGITPSPRPGACINNLMRQQNISSSLHLPDKTLQFVKDHPLLEDPVLPIGNGPRLITKDVNYTQIVVERVRALDRNIYDVIFTGTDKGVLHKSVVYEGEVHIVEEIQLLKNSESIKNLLLSSETRSLYAGSDSGVVQSPTAFCGRYLSCDDCVLARDPYCAWDPQTAACVNIFDAPSQRHRRLIQSLNGDADKCPSVSGRSLKDHQSVTVKPGSSAELPCLVHSNLAQVMWKSNGSVLTEASRFHLIGENGLLIYSVAPEDQGHYECWSVEWAPAAGKNFTRLLAAYILTLDLPSHQAGHVAVTTLGSQETSSKHEAEGNGKTDRDPLTPALAPPSFTAAVQFTSPPRTDSSLTPPPSSTIKFQPKQHLPPSSNAPRPDSRDPAAEYLQHNNSTALLFLFLLFFLLFLAALAYNCYMQYLPAPCLRLRAALLGSHKSAHQPEYRACEAGLMEASTTDKINMTEQPTQNGSQATQNLRALRDTGYETEPECGNGRIPSHSFGDDSPSQEKPFDVDCESQPIQFADADEPYC, translated from the exons AGGAAACTTCACAGTTCCGAAGTTATCAGAGTCTAATATGGGATTTGGCGTGCTGGGAGTGTTTCTGGGGCTGCTCCTGGAGGTCTCCACCCATGGACCCCACGCTGTGCCTCGAACGTCCTGGAGACACCAAG ATTTAGATCTGATGGAGTTTTCGGAGCCTGACATCTTCAACTACTCCACGTTGCTGCTGAGCGAGAAAAAGGACGCGCTGTACGTGGGAGCCAGGGAGGCCATCTTTGAGCTCAGCAAGAAGAACGTGACAGTCAAAAACAACAAG GTTCAGTGGACAGTTGCAGAAAACCCCATGATGATGTGCACGCTTAAAGGAAAATCAAAAGAG AGGGATTGTCTAAACTACATTCGAGTACTTCAGGTGGTGGACGACGAGCGGCTGTATGTCTGCGGCACGCACGCCTTTCAGCCGCAGTGTGACTACTTG AACCTCGCAGACTTCTCGCTGGACGGCCAACCCGAAGATGGCAGAGGAAAGTGCTCGTTTGACCCCTCGCAAAGCTTTACGACGGTCATGGTTG ATGGAGAGCTGTACTCAGGGACAGCTTATAACTTCTTAGGCAGTGAACCGATTATTTCCAGATACTCTCCATCCCAGTCCCTGCTGAGAACAGAGTACTCCACATCATGGCTCAATG AGcccagttttgtttttgccgACGTCATCAGGGAAGGGACAAACAGAGTCGATGGCGAAGACGATAAAATCTACTACTTCTTCACTGAGGTGTCAGTGGAGTACGAATTCTTTGGCAAGCTGCTCATCCCCAGGGTGGCACGCGTCTGTAAG GGTGACCTCGGGGGGCAGCGCACTCTGCAGAAGAAGTGGACGTCCTTCCTGAAAGCCAAGCTGGTCTGCTCCATGCCTGAGCTTAACTTTGTCTTCAACGTGGTGCATGATGTCTTCATCCTGAAGGGGACGGACTGGAGGGACACGGTCATCTACGGGGTCTTCACCTCCCAGTG GGGTAATGTGGGCTTGTCAGCAGTGTGCTCTTACAACATGACAGCTGTGGAAGAGGTCTTCTCCAAGGGCAAGTACATGCAGAAGGCCACAGTGGAGCAGTCCCACACCAAGTGGGTCCGGTACAACGGCATCACTCCTTCTCCACGTCCTGGAGCT TGCATTAACAACCTGATGCGACAGCAGAACATCAGCAGCTCTCTCCACCTGCCGGACAAGACCCTGCAGTTCGTTAAGGACCACCCGCTGCTGGAGGATCCCGTCCTGCCCATCGGCAACGGGCCTCGCCTCATCACCAAAGACGTCAACTACACTCAGATCGTGGTAGAGAGGGTCCGAGCGCTCGATAGGAACATTTACGACGTCATCTTCACTGGAACGG ATAAAGGAGTCCTGCACAAGTCGGTGGTGTATGAAGGAGAAGTGCATATTGTGGAGGAGATCCAGCTTCTGAAGAACTCTGAGTCCATCAAGAACCTTCTGTTGTCCTCTGAG ACACGATCCCTGTACGCTGGTTCAGACTCGGGCGTAGTCCAGTCACCCACAGCGTTCTGTGGCAGGTATCTGTCCTGCGATGACTGCGTCCTGGCTCGAGACCCATACTGCGCCTGGGACCCTCAAACTGCTGCCTGCGTCAATATCTTTGATGCTCCCAGCCAACGCCATAG gaGGTTAATCCAGAGCCTGAACGGTGATGCAGACAAGTGTCCTTCAG TGTCAGGTCGCTCTCTGAAGGACCACCAGAGTGTGACAGTGAAGCCGGGgagctccgctgagctgccgTGCCTGGTGCACTCCAACCTGGCCCAGGTGATGTGGAAATCCAACGGCTCGGTCCTCACTGAGGCCTCTCGCTTCCACCTCATAGGCGAAAATGGTCTCCTTATTTACAGCGTGGCTCCCGAGGATCAAGGTCACTATGAGTGCTGGTCTGTGGAATGGGCCCCTGCCGCTGGGAAGAACTTCACCCGCCTCCTGGCTGCATACATCCTGACTCTGGATCTCCCTTCGCACCAGGCAGGCCACGTGGCCGTCACCACCCTCGGCAGCCAGGAGACATCTAGCAAGCACGAGGCTGAAGGTAATggtaagacagacagagacccACTAACTCCGGCCCTCGCCCCTCCCAGCTTTACAGCCGCAGTCCAATTCACGTCCCCACCCCGAACTGACTCATCACTAACCCCACCCCCCAGCAGCACAATCAAGTTCCAGCCAAAGCAGCATCTTCCCCCGAGCTCCAACGCTCCCCGCCCAGACAGCCGGGACCCGGCGGCCGAGTACttgcagcacaacaacagcaccgccctcctcttcctcttcctcctgtttttcctgctcttcCTGGCCGCGCTGGCGTACAACTGCTACATGCAGTATCTTCCAGCCCCCTGCCTCCGTCTGCGAGCCGCTCTGCTGGGCAGCCACAAGAGCGCCCATCAGCCCGAGTACCGGGCCTGTGAAGCAGGTCTCATGGAAGCATCTACGACTGACAAAATTAACATGACGGAGCAACCCACGCAGAACGGCAGCCAAGCCACTCAAAACCTCCGGGCGCTCCGTGATACTGGGTATGAGACCGAGCCGGAGTGCGGCAACGGTCGGATCCCCTCTCACAGCTTTGGAGACGACAGCCCCTCCCAGGAGAAACCCTTTGATGTGGACTGTGAATCTCAGCCCATCCAGTTTGCAGACGCAGACGAACCATACTGCTAG
- the sema4d gene encoding semaphorin-4D isoform X4, whose product MNQYSLADAMTDKGNFTVPKLSESNMGFGVLGVFLGLLLEVSTHGPHAVPRTSWRHQDLDLMEFSEPDIFNYSTLLLSEKKDALYVGAREAIFELSKKNVTVKNNKVQWTVAENPMMMCTLKGKSKERDCLNYIRVLQVVDDERLYVCGTHAFQPQCDYLNLADFSLDGQPEDGRGKCSFDPSQSFTTVMVDGELYSGTAYNFLGSEPIISRYSPSQSLLRTEYSTSWLNEPSFVFADVIREGTNRVDGEDDKIYYFFTEVSVEYEFFGKLLIPRVARVCKGDLGGQRTLQKKWTSFLKAKLVCSMPELNFVFNVVHDVFILKGTDWRDTVIYGVFTSQWGNVGLSAVCSYNMTAVEEVFSKGKYMQKATVEQSHTKWVRYNGITPSPRPGACINNLMRQQNISSSLHLPDKTLQFVKDHPLLEDPVLPIGNGPRLITKDVNYTQIVVERVRALDRNIYDVIFTGTDKGVLHKSVVYEGEVHIVEEIQLLKNSESIKNLLLSSETRSLYAGSDSGVVQSPTAFCGRYLSCDDCVLARDPYCAWDPQTAACVNIFDAPSQRHRRLIQSLNGDADKCPSVSGRSLKDHQSVTVKPGSSAELPCLVHSNLAQVMWKSNGSVLTEASRFHLIGENGLLIYSVAPEDQGHYECWSVEWAPAAGKNFTRLLAAYILTLDLPSHQAGHVAVTTLGSQETSSKHEAEASSPVDSSSPLSSSGSSTPSAFPSSSSSSSSPSTSSSTKPHSVEAREAEVRLLPPLLKDQAWGVHAQEAFLLFCLALGPSDVHIHWLMNGHSLDTPIMEYRRPLGQKEVLVSSWLREGPLIKDARYHCIAEASTGNDMSEVDLHLTIGDEESIPSRDLNQWRGALTEHEQLLKRWEKAWESCDGH is encoded by the exons AGGAAACTTCACAGTTCCGAAGTTATCAGAGTCTAATATGGGATTTGGCGTGCTGGGAGTGTTTCTGGGGCTGCTCCTGGAGGTCTCCACCCATGGACCCCACGCTGTGCCTCGAACGTCCTGGAGACACCAAG ATTTAGATCTGATGGAGTTTTCGGAGCCTGACATCTTCAACTACTCCACGTTGCTGCTGAGCGAGAAAAAGGACGCGCTGTACGTGGGAGCCAGGGAGGCCATCTTTGAGCTCAGCAAGAAGAACGTGACAGTCAAAAACAACAAG GTTCAGTGGACAGTTGCAGAAAACCCCATGATGATGTGCACGCTTAAAGGAAAATCAAAAGAG AGGGATTGTCTAAACTACATTCGAGTACTTCAGGTGGTGGACGACGAGCGGCTGTATGTCTGCGGCACGCACGCCTTTCAGCCGCAGTGTGACTACTTG AACCTCGCAGACTTCTCGCTGGACGGCCAACCCGAAGATGGCAGAGGAAAGTGCTCGTTTGACCCCTCGCAAAGCTTTACGACGGTCATGGTTG ATGGAGAGCTGTACTCAGGGACAGCTTATAACTTCTTAGGCAGTGAACCGATTATTTCCAGATACTCTCCATCCCAGTCCCTGCTGAGAACAGAGTACTCCACATCATGGCTCAATG AGcccagttttgtttttgccgACGTCATCAGGGAAGGGACAAACAGAGTCGATGGCGAAGACGATAAAATCTACTACTTCTTCACTGAGGTGTCAGTGGAGTACGAATTCTTTGGCAAGCTGCTCATCCCCAGGGTGGCACGCGTCTGTAAG GGTGACCTCGGGGGGCAGCGCACTCTGCAGAAGAAGTGGACGTCCTTCCTGAAAGCCAAGCTGGTCTGCTCCATGCCTGAGCTTAACTTTGTCTTCAACGTGGTGCATGATGTCTTCATCCTGAAGGGGACGGACTGGAGGGACACGGTCATCTACGGGGTCTTCACCTCCCAGTG GGGTAATGTGGGCTTGTCAGCAGTGTGCTCTTACAACATGACAGCTGTGGAAGAGGTCTTCTCCAAGGGCAAGTACATGCAGAAGGCCACAGTGGAGCAGTCCCACACCAAGTGGGTCCGGTACAACGGCATCACTCCTTCTCCACGTCCTGGAGCT TGCATTAACAACCTGATGCGACAGCAGAACATCAGCAGCTCTCTCCACCTGCCGGACAAGACCCTGCAGTTCGTTAAGGACCACCCGCTGCTGGAGGATCCCGTCCTGCCCATCGGCAACGGGCCTCGCCTCATCACCAAAGACGTCAACTACACTCAGATCGTGGTAGAGAGGGTCCGAGCGCTCGATAGGAACATTTACGACGTCATCTTCACTGGAACGG ATAAAGGAGTCCTGCACAAGTCGGTGGTGTATGAAGGAGAAGTGCATATTGTGGAGGAGATCCAGCTTCTGAAGAACTCTGAGTCCATCAAGAACCTTCTGTTGTCCTCTGAG ACACGATCCCTGTACGCTGGTTCAGACTCGGGCGTAGTCCAGTCACCCACAGCGTTCTGTGGCAGGTATCTGTCCTGCGATGACTGCGTCCTGGCTCGAGACCCATACTGCGCCTGGGACCCTCAAACTGCTGCCTGCGTCAATATCTTTGATGCTCCCAGCCAACGCCATAG gaGGTTAATCCAGAGCCTGAACGGTGATGCAGACAAGTGTCCTTCAG TGTCAGGTCGCTCTCTGAAGGACCACCAGAGTGTGACAGTGAAGCCGGGgagctccgctgagctgccgTGCCTGGTGCACTCCAACCTGGCCCAGGTGATGTGGAAATCCAACGGCTCGGTCCTCACTGAGGCCTCTCGCTTCCACCTCATAGGCGAAAATGGTCTCCTTATTTACAGCGTGGCTCCCGAGGATCAAGGTCACTATGAGTGCTGGTCTGTGGAATGGGCCCCTGCCGCTGGGAAGAACTTCACCCGCCTCCTGGCTGCATACATCCTGACTCTGGATCTCCCTTCGCACCAGGCAGGCCACGTGGCCGTCACCACCCTCGGCAGCCAGGAGACATCTAGCAAGCACGAGGCTGAAG cctcctctcctgtcgACTCTTCATctcccctgtcctcctctggaagTAGCACTCCCTCtgccttcccttcctcctcctcttcctcctcttctccttccacctcctcctccaccaagCCCCACAGTGTGGAGGCCCGGGAGGCAGAGGTTAGACTGTTGCCTCCCCTGTTGAAGGACCAGGCCTGGGGGGTTCATGCCCAGGAGGCCTTCCTGCTCTTCTGCCTGGCCTTGG GTCCCAGCGATGTCCACATTCACTGGCTAATGAATGGGCACAGTCTGGACACCCCCATTATGGAGTACCGCCGGCCACTGGGTCAGAAGGAGGTACTGGTGAGCAGCTGGCTCCGAGAGGGGCCGCTGATCAAGGACGCCCGTTACCACTGTATCGCTGAGGCCAGCACGGGGAATGACATGTCTGAGGTGGACCTCCACCTCACTATTGGAG ATGAGGAGAGCATTCCATCCAGGGATTTGAACCAATGGAGAGGTGCGCTCACAGAGCATGAGCAACTGCTAAAAAGATGGGAAAAGGCCTGG GAAAGCTGTGACGGCCACTGA
- the sema4d gene encoding semaphorin-4D isoform X3, with product MNQYSLADAMTDKGNFTVPKLSESNMGFGVLGVFLGLLLEVSTHGPHAVPRTSWRHQDLDLMEFSEPDIFNYSTLLLSEKKDALYVGAREAIFELSKKNVTVKNNKVQWTVAENPMMMCTLKGKSKERDCLNYIRVLQVVDDERLYVCGTHAFQPQCDYLNLADFSLDGQPEDGRGKCSFDPSQSFTTVMVDGELYSGTAYNFLGSEPIISRYSPSQSLLRTEYSTSWLNEPSFVFADVIREGTNRVDGEDDKIYYFFTEVSVEYEFFGKLLIPRVARVCKGDLGGQRTLQKKWTSFLKAKLVCSMPELNFVFNVVHDVFILKGTDWRDTVIYGVFTSQWGNVGLSAVCSYNMTAVEEVFSKGKYMQKATVEQSHTKWVRYNGITPSPRPGACINNLMRQQNISSSLHLPDKTLQFVKDHPLLEDPVLPIGNGPRLITKDVNYTQIVVERVRALDRNIYDVIFTGTDKGVLHKSVVYEGEVHIVEEIQLLKNSESIKNLLLSSETRSLYAGSDSGVVQSPTAFCGRYLSCDDCVLARDPYCAWDPQTAACVNIFDAPSQRHRRLIQSLNGDADKCPSVSGRSLKDHQSVTVKPGSSAELPCLVHSNLAQVMWKSNGSVLTEASRFHLIGENGLLIYSVAPEDQGHYECWSVEWAPAAGKNFTRLLAAYILTLDLPSHQAGHVAVTTLGSQETSSKHEAEASSPVDSSSPLSSSGSSTPSAFPSSSSSSSSPSTSSSTKPHSVEAREAEVRLLPPLLKDQAWGVHAQEAFLLFCLALGPSDVHIHWLMNGHSLDTPIMEYRRPLGQKEVLVSSWLREGPLIKDARYHCIAEASTGNDMSEVDLHLTIGDEESIPSRDLNQWRGALTEHEQLLKRWEKAWVGLCSCM from the exons AGGAAACTTCACAGTTCCGAAGTTATCAGAGTCTAATATGGGATTTGGCGTGCTGGGAGTGTTTCTGGGGCTGCTCCTGGAGGTCTCCACCCATGGACCCCACGCTGTGCCTCGAACGTCCTGGAGACACCAAG ATTTAGATCTGATGGAGTTTTCGGAGCCTGACATCTTCAACTACTCCACGTTGCTGCTGAGCGAGAAAAAGGACGCGCTGTACGTGGGAGCCAGGGAGGCCATCTTTGAGCTCAGCAAGAAGAACGTGACAGTCAAAAACAACAAG GTTCAGTGGACAGTTGCAGAAAACCCCATGATGATGTGCACGCTTAAAGGAAAATCAAAAGAG AGGGATTGTCTAAACTACATTCGAGTACTTCAGGTGGTGGACGACGAGCGGCTGTATGTCTGCGGCACGCACGCCTTTCAGCCGCAGTGTGACTACTTG AACCTCGCAGACTTCTCGCTGGACGGCCAACCCGAAGATGGCAGAGGAAAGTGCTCGTTTGACCCCTCGCAAAGCTTTACGACGGTCATGGTTG ATGGAGAGCTGTACTCAGGGACAGCTTATAACTTCTTAGGCAGTGAACCGATTATTTCCAGATACTCTCCATCCCAGTCCCTGCTGAGAACAGAGTACTCCACATCATGGCTCAATG AGcccagttttgtttttgccgACGTCATCAGGGAAGGGACAAACAGAGTCGATGGCGAAGACGATAAAATCTACTACTTCTTCACTGAGGTGTCAGTGGAGTACGAATTCTTTGGCAAGCTGCTCATCCCCAGGGTGGCACGCGTCTGTAAG GGTGACCTCGGGGGGCAGCGCACTCTGCAGAAGAAGTGGACGTCCTTCCTGAAAGCCAAGCTGGTCTGCTCCATGCCTGAGCTTAACTTTGTCTTCAACGTGGTGCATGATGTCTTCATCCTGAAGGGGACGGACTGGAGGGACACGGTCATCTACGGGGTCTTCACCTCCCAGTG GGGTAATGTGGGCTTGTCAGCAGTGTGCTCTTACAACATGACAGCTGTGGAAGAGGTCTTCTCCAAGGGCAAGTACATGCAGAAGGCCACAGTGGAGCAGTCCCACACCAAGTGGGTCCGGTACAACGGCATCACTCCTTCTCCACGTCCTGGAGCT TGCATTAACAACCTGATGCGACAGCAGAACATCAGCAGCTCTCTCCACCTGCCGGACAAGACCCTGCAGTTCGTTAAGGACCACCCGCTGCTGGAGGATCCCGTCCTGCCCATCGGCAACGGGCCTCGCCTCATCACCAAAGACGTCAACTACACTCAGATCGTGGTAGAGAGGGTCCGAGCGCTCGATAGGAACATTTACGACGTCATCTTCACTGGAACGG ATAAAGGAGTCCTGCACAAGTCGGTGGTGTATGAAGGAGAAGTGCATATTGTGGAGGAGATCCAGCTTCTGAAGAACTCTGAGTCCATCAAGAACCTTCTGTTGTCCTCTGAG ACACGATCCCTGTACGCTGGTTCAGACTCGGGCGTAGTCCAGTCACCCACAGCGTTCTGTGGCAGGTATCTGTCCTGCGATGACTGCGTCCTGGCTCGAGACCCATACTGCGCCTGGGACCCTCAAACTGCTGCCTGCGTCAATATCTTTGATGCTCCCAGCCAACGCCATAG gaGGTTAATCCAGAGCCTGAACGGTGATGCAGACAAGTGTCCTTCAG TGTCAGGTCGCTCTCTGAAGGACCACCAGAGTGTGACAGTGAAGCCGGGgagctccgctgagctgccgTGCCTGGTGCACTCCAACCTGGCCCAGGTGATGTGGAAATCCAACGGCTCGGTCCTCACTGAGGCCTCTCGCTTCCACCTCATAGGCGAAAATGGTCTCCTTATTTACAGCGTGGCTCCCGAGGATCAAGGTCACTATGAGTGCTGGTCTGTGGAATGGGCCCCTGCCGCTGGGAAGAACTTCACCCGCCTCCTGGCTGCATACATCCTGACTCTGGATCTCCCTTCGCACCAGGCAGGCCACGTGGCCGTCACCACCCTCGGCAGCCAGGAGACATCTAGCAAGCACGAGGCTGAAG cctcctctcctgtcgACTCTTCATctcccctgtcctcctctggaagTAGCACTCCCTCtgccttcccttcctcctcctcttcctcctcttctccttccacctcctcctccaccaagCCCCACAGTGTGGAGGCCCGGGAGGCAGAGGTTAGACTGTTGCCTCCCCTGTTGAAGGACCAGGCCTGGGGGGTTCATGCCCAGGAGGCCTTCCTGCTCTTCTGCCTGGCCTTGG GTCCCAGCGATGTCCACATTCACTGGCTAATGAATGGGCACAGTCTGGACACCCCCATTATGGAGTACCGCCGGCCACTGGGTCAGAAGGAGGTACTGGTGAGCAGCTGGCTCCGAGAGGGGCCGCTGATCAAGGACGCCCGTTACCACTGTATCGCTGAGGCCAGCACGGGGAATGACATGTCTGAGGTGGACCTCCACCTCACTATTGGAG ATGAGGAGAGCATTCCATCCAGGGATTTGAACCAATGGAGAGGTGCGCTCACAGAGCATGAGCAACTGCTAAAAAGATGGGAAAAGGCCTGGGTAGGTCTCTGTTcttgcatgtga
- the sema4d gene encoding semaphorin-4D isoform X5, with protein sequence MNQYSLADAMTDKGNFTVPKLSESNMGFGVLGVFLGLLLEVSTHGPHAVPRTSWRHQDLDLMEFSEPDIFNYSTLLLSEKKDALYVGAREAIFELSKKNVTVKNNKVQWTVAENPMMMCTLKGKSKERDCLNYIRVLQVVDDERLYVCGTHAFQPQCDYLNLADFSLDGQPEDGRGKCSFDPSQSFTTVMVDGELYSGTAYNFLGSEPIISRYSPSQSLLRTEYSTSWLNEPSFVFADVIREGTNRVDGEDDKIYYFFTEVSVEYEFFGKLLIPRVARVCKGDLGGQRTLQKKWTSFLKAKLVCSMPELNFVFNVVHDVFILKGTDWRDTVIYGVFTSQWGNVGLSAVCSYNMTAVEEVFSKGKYMQKATVEQSHTKWVRYNGITPSPRPGACINNLMRQQNISSSLHLPDKTLQFVKDHPLLEDPVLPIGNGPRLITKDVNYTQIVVERVRALDRNIYDVIFTGTDKGVLHKSVVYEGEVHIVEEIQLLKNSESIKNLLLSSETRSLYAGSDSGVVQSPTAFCGRYLSCDDCVLARDPYCAWDPQTAACVNIFDAPSQRHRRLIQSLNGDADKCPSVSGRSLKDHQSVTVKPGSSAELPCLVHSNLAQVMWKSNGSVLTEASRFHLIGENGLLIYSVAPEDQGHYECWSVEWAPAAGKNFTRLLAAYILTLDLPSHQAGHVAVTTLGSQETSSKHEAEASSPVDSSSPLSSSGSSTPSAFPSSSSSSSSPSTSSSTKPHSVEAREAEVRLLPPLLKDQAWGVHAQEAFLLFCLALGKL encoded by the exons AGGAAACTTCACAGTTCCGAAGTTATCAGAGTCTAATATGGGATTTGGCGTGCTGGGAGTGTTTCTGGGGCTGCTCCTGGAGGTCTCCACCCATGGACCCCACGCTGTGCCTCGAACGTCCTGGAGACACCAAG ATTTAGATCTGATGGAGTTTTCGGAGCCTGACATCTTCAACTACTCCACGTTGCTGCTGAGCGAGAAAAAGGACGCGCTGTACGTGGGAGCCAGGGAGGCCATCTTTGAGCTCAGCAAGAAGAACGTGACAGTCAAAAACAACAAG GTTCAGTGGACAGTTGCAGAAAACCCCATGATGATGTGCACGCTTAAAGGAAAATCAAAAGAG AGGGATTGTCTAAACTACATTCGAGTACTTCAGGTGGTGGACGACGAGCGGCTGTATGTCTGCGGCACGCACGCCTTTCAGCCGCAGTGTGACTACTTG AACCTCGCAGACTTCTCGCTGGACGGCCAACCCGAAGATGGCAGAGGAAAGTGCTCGTTTGACCCCTCGCAAAGCTTTACGACGGTCATGGTTG ATGGAGAGCTGTACTCAGGGACAGCTTATAACTTCTTAGGCAGTGAACCGATTATTTCCAGATACTCTCCATCCCAGTCCCTGCTGAGAACAGAGTACTCCACATCATGGCTCAATG AGcccagttttgtttttgccgACGTCATCAGGGAAGGGACAAACAGAGTCGATGGCGAAGACGATAAAATCTACTACTTCTTCACTGAGGTGTCAGTGGAGTACGAATTCTTTGGCAAGCTGCTCATCCCCAGGGTGGCACGCGTCTGTAAG GGTGACCTCGGGGGGCAGCGCACTCTGCAGAAGAAGTGGACGTCCTTCCTGAAAGCCAAGCTGGTCTGCTCCATGCCTGAGCTTAACTTTGTCTTCAACGTGGTGCATGATGTCTTCATCCTGAAGGGGACGGACTGGAGGGACACGGTCATCTACGGGGTCTTCACCTCCCAGTG GGGTAATGTGGGCTTGTCAGCAGTGTGCTCTTACAACATGACAGCTGTGGAAGAGGTCTTCTCCAAGGGCAAGTACATGCAGAAGGCCACAGTGGAGCAGTCCCACACCAAGTGGGTCCGGTACAACGGCATCACTCCTTCTCCACGTCCTGGAGCT TGCATTAACAACCTGATGCGACAGCAGAACATCAGCAGCTCTCTCCACCTGCCGGACAAGACCCTGCAGTTCGTTAAGGACCACCCGCTGCTGGAGGATCCCGTCCTGCCCATCGGCAACGGGCCTCGCCTCATCACCAAAGACGTCAACTACACTCAGATCGTGGTAGAGAGGGTCCGAGCGCTCGATAGGAACATTTACGACGTCATCTTCACTGGAACGG ATAAAGGAGTCCTGCACAAGTCGGTGGTGTATGAAGGAGAAGTGCATATTGTGGAGGAGATCCAGCTTCTGAAGAACTCTGAGTCCATCAAGAACCTTCTGTTGTCCTCTGAG ACACGATCCCTGTACGCTGGTTCAGACTCGGGCGTAGTCCAGTCACCCACAGCGTTCTGTGGCAGGTATCTGTCCTGCGATGACTGCGTCCTGGCTCGAGACCCATACTGCGCCTGGGACCCTCAAACTGCTGCCTGCGTCAATATCTTTGATGCTCCCAGCCAACGCCATAG gaGGTTAATCCAGAGCCTGAACGGTGATGCAGACAAGTGTCCTTCAG TGTCAGGTCGCTCTCTGAAGGACCACCAGAGTGTGACAGTGAAGCCGGGgagctccgctgagctgccgTGCCTGGTGCACTCCAACCTGGCCCAGGTGATGTGGAAATCCAACGGCTCGGTCCTCACTGAGGCCTCTCGCTTCCACCTCATAGGCGAAAATGGTCTCCTTATTTACAGCGTGGCTCCCGAGGATCAAGGTCACTATGAGTGCTGGTCTGTGGAATGGGCCCCTGCCGCTGGGAAGAACTTCACCCGCCTCCTGGCTGCATACATCCTGACTCTGGATCTCCCTTCGCACCAGGCAGGCCACGTGGCCGTCACCACCCTCGGCAGCCAGGAGACATCTAGCAAGCACGAGGCTGAAG cctcctctcctgtcgACTCTTCATctcccctgtcctcctctggaagTAGCACTCCCTCtgccttcccttcctcctcctcttcctcctcttctccttccacctcctcctccaccaagCCCCACAGTGTGGAGGCCCGGGAGGCAGAGGTTAGACTGTTGCCTCCCCTGTTGAAGGACCAGGCCTGGGGGGTTCATGCCCAGGAGGCCTTCCTGCTCTTCTGCCTGGCCTTGG GAAAGCTGTGA